Within Carassius auratus strain Wakin unplaced genomic scaffold, ASM336829v1 scaf_tig00028738, whole genome shotgun sequence, the genomic segment ATGATTGCCGAAGTGGACAGGCTGCTAAAAACAAGAAGCCGTGGAAATTTATGAAGGTCATGGAGTTCCCTGAATTTCGAAGGTATTATCATTAGAACATTACAATACATAGCTGTGTGAGCTCTACTATAATGCATTGACATTAAACATCGATTAACATGATATCATTGCATGTTCCCTGTTCACCATGGGATCACACCTCTAGTTCAATATGACCCATGCTTTTTTGCTTAAGGGTGAAGATCTTTTCATGTTTTGTAAAATACCCTTAtctgttaaacatattttattggatTGTCCTGGACTTATTACAAGTAGAATCCTCTTTTATGAAGTTACTTCACTTAAGGACATATTTAATGAGATTATGCCTGAAAAGGTTTTGGATatttttatcatgtgttaatttaaaaaaagttttctgatgtaaactgaatttgtttttacagtgttcaCAGCAATATTTCTCCTGAAAAAATGGATGAAGGGGTTGACCAGGTGGTGGTTCAAAAAGAAGTGAGCGACAGAGAAGAAGCATCAGCAAGCACGTCTCCAGGATCATACTTCTCCAGCCCAACTGTGACAAGGCCTACTGTAAACAAAAGAAAACGGCCAGAGACACTAGACCTCTTGGACCGGTACCTCTTATCCAAAGAAGCCAGGAAAAGTGAGAAAGAGGAacgcagaagagagaaagaggagctcAGAGAGCAACGAAGAGAgcaacaaaatgatgaaaattactTGTTTGCTCTTGGCTTGATACCAGTACTAAGGAGATTGTCCCCAGCCATACAGTCTTCggtcaaattaaaaatacatcagcTGTTGCATGATGCTGAGTTTGGCCAAGCCTCTTCTGCTTTTTTTCCACAGCAGTTGCCGGTGTCCTACCATCAGGTCCCCCCACAGACCCCAACAAACTATGGCTGCTCTACAACTTCTTGGCTACCCTAATAGatgtttattatatacattttaaatcagtatttttttttagtgctttttttttttttttttttttacattcaagcgCCACCTTGCGTACCGGGgtatttctgttttacattaaGCGCCATCTAATGTCAGGGAATGAATTTGCATGTTCACTCGGCTCATCCTCAGCGAAAATCGCTTGGGTGTGAACACAAAAAACGCGTTGCCGATATTCGTCCCGGTGTGTACGACCCTTAAGTGTATTGTAGCAGCAAATTTAAACCAGAGAAAGCTTTGATGTGCTAAAGCAGTGCTTGATGCATAAGGGATCATCTGACAATTTCACCGAT encodes:
- the LOC113079620 gene encoding uncharacterized protein LOC113079620, with amino-acid sequence MTRNTENKTRGARRIKPEEQGVEEVKQKWKSLRDTYTRKKREDDCRSGQAAKNKKPWKFMKVMEFPEFRSVHSNISPEKMDEGVDQVVVQKEVSDREEASASTSPGSYFSSPTVTRPTVNKRKRPETLDLLDRYLLSKEARKSEKEERRREKEELREQRREQQNDENYLFALGLIPVLRRLSPAIQSSVKLKIHQLLHDAEFGQASSAFFPQQLPVSYHQVPPQTPTNYGCSTTSWLP